The genomic DNA AAAAATCTATTTCATTTAAGGTTTTTAATTTAAAATTTCTACTATCTAATTCCTTAGATAATACTTCTACCTTTTTATTTAACATTTTTATATAATTATGATTTTGCATGGTATTCCTCCATAAGATACTTTAAATTTTGATGACAACTGTATTTATGCTAGAAGTATTTAAATGTTAATTTGTAAATAATTTAAATGCTAAATTTTAAATAAGTATTTAAAATGAATATACATTAAGTTACTTGCTCCAATGCTACAAATACAAATATTTTTTAGTTTAGTAATAATATTAGATAAAATTAGTTAATGCTTAAATTCTAGTATATTGAAAGATTTCCTTTTTGAATGCAATTATATCATATTTTTTCATAAATAGATAGATTGTGAGCTGTATAGTTAGTAAGGTAGAGTTTTTTTATAATTAATTTTAAGTTTAATGATTTTTCAAAGGCATAATTATTTTATTCATAATTAACTTTTTATACATAATTTAATACCATATTAATAATTTTGCATAATTAATTTTAGTTATTAAAATTAAGTTTATTCTTGTATTTTTTGTTAAAGACTATAATAAATATTCATTTACTAAATTTATAAACTATTAATCTATAGAAATCAGTTTTAATATGAAAAATATTACATAGAGATGGATATAATAGCTGTAAACATAAAACTATATAAAACTAAAATATATTTATAAAAAAGTTGAAGTTATAAATACTATACCTAATATTACAATATAAAAATATTTTAATAATTAATTATTAGGATGTTTATTTTCCTATCCTTGTTTTAAGGATTTTTTTAGTATATTCTAATACTATAGTATTATAGAGTAATAATGTTGATTTAAAATAAAAATAAGATTTCGGAGGAGTTTATTATATAAATGAAAGATTACTATAAAATAGGAGAGATATCTAAAATATATGGAATAGGTAGAGATTCATTAATGTATTATGAAGAAATAGGCATTCTAAGACCAGTTAGAGATATAAATGGATATAGAATGTATAATATATCAGATATATGGAAATTAAATTTAATAAAAGAATTTAGAAGCTTGAACTTTCCAATGAAGAAAATAAAAGAATACCTAGATGACAGAAGTATAGAGTCTACGAAAAATATTTTAAATGAAGAACTCGATTTAATTGATAAAAAAATAGCTGAATTTATAAGCCATAAGGAAAATATTATAAAAAGATTGAGTTCAATTGAAAGTGTAATTCAAAATACAAAAATAGATGAGATAGAGGTTGTATATATAGAAAAAAGAAAAGCTTTAGAATTAAATGCTGATATAAAGAGGGATGAAGACTTCGATTTTTTAATTCAAAAACTTCAGAAAGAATATGAAGATAGATTTAATATACTTGGAAATAACAATATTGGTTCTGCCTTTTCTACTGAAGCAATTAATAAAGGTATATTTAATGAGTTTAAATCTGTATTTTGTTTTCTGGAAAGTAATGAGAAAGTATATAATATAGTTTTTGATGAAGGATATTATGTAACTTTAAATTATACTGGGAGTAATTCTAATAATAAGATGTATATGGAGAAGGTGTTTAAATTTATAGAAGAAAACAATTATAAGA from Clostridioides difficile ATCC 9689 = DSM 1296 includes the following:
- a CDS encoding MerR family transcriptional regulator, translated to MKDYYKIGEISKIYGIGRDSLMYYEEIGILRPVRDINGYRMYNISDIWKLNLIKEFRSLNFPMKKIKEYLDDRSIESTKNILNEELDLIDKKIAEFISHKENIIKRLSSIESVIQNTKIDEIEVVYIEKRKALELNADIKRDEDFDFLIQKLQKEYEDRFNILGNNNIGSAFSTEAINKGIFNEFKSVFCFLESNEKVYNIVFDEGYYVTLNYTGSNSNNKMYMEKVFKFIEENNYKIIADPIEIYKIDIHETGIVEEFVTEIQVPITK